The Leptospira bouyouniensis genome has a segment encoding these proteins:
- the fliF gene encoding flagellar basal-body MS-ring/collar protein FliF encodes MPEPLQKIIDNLKELFNKLDKTKKMILAGVLAVVVVAIIILSNVSSQRNRVVLFKDLDSKDFSEVTKKLDALGYSYGSSETSVITVDPEQRQEIVTKLAQENLIPAGVTGWELFDIEKFTETQFDKDIKKYRALKGAIEKSLNTLRPIEKADVNIAIPEGDLFESNSYPVKASVILHFRPGVEGISKKEIKGIVNLVARAVPKLKPENVSVADPDGKIISDFEEDLEKERLELRIVQEKLRIEEEERVKRLIDIRNTLRWYLGGEDRVDITRFEYSFNWDQESLTENEVLPVVAEEDNPDTPYNERKLVDGYSLKVSSKETKESFKGRGFTPDGPAGTEPNLPPGYKDTDYQKAEYSKDENINNYEFNKRVKDIKRQPWKIEKIGLSVVVDGVWERKEREDGLGYDRKYIPVAEPDLKLIRKNLEAAIGYTRSRGDQISVITIPKDRTEQFRLEDEEFQRQRAIRNMVIASLVILILLILAILVYRAIKKEIARRRRLREEELAAQQQMMREAALRVMDEGGAEVELSLDEKLRRELLENAINLAKEKPEDVAQLLRTWLAEEEQT; translated from the coding sequence ATGCCTGAACCACTGCAAAAGATCATCGATAATCTAAAAGAATTATTCAACAAACTCGACAAAACCAAAAAAATGATTTTGGCTGGGGTGCTTGCAGTGGTAGTGGTGGCCATCATCATCCTCTCCAATGTCTCTTCCCAAAGGAACCGAGTGGTTCTTTTCAAAGACTTGGATTCCAAAGACTTCTCAGAAGTCACAAAAAAATTAGATGCCCTTGGGTATTCCTATGGTTCTAGCGAAACAAGCGTCATCACTGTGGATCCAGAACAAAGGCAAGAGATTGTTACGAAACTTGCGCAAGAAAATTTAATCCCTGCTGGTGTCACTGGTTGGGAACTCTTTGATATTGAAAAATTCACAGAAACTCAATTTGACAAAGATATCAAAAAGTATAGGGCTCTCAAAGGTGCGATTGAAAAGTCGCTTAACACCTTACGTCCCATTGAAAAAGCAGATGTAAACATTGCGATCCCTGAAGGTGATTTGTTTGAATCCAATTCCTATCCAGTCAAAGCAAGTGTGATCTTACATTTCCGACCAGGTGTGGAAGGTATTAGTAAAAAAGAGATCAAAGGGATTGTGAACTTAGTCGCAAGAGCCGTTCCCAAACTCAAACCAGAAAACGTAAGTGTTGCCGATCCCGACGGAAAAATCATTTCTGATTTTGAAGAAGACTTAGAAAAAGAAAGATTAGAACTACGAATCGTTCAAGAAAAATTACGAATCGAAGAAGAAGAACGTGTTAAACGCCTCATTGATATCCGCAATACCTTACGTTGGTATTTGGGTGGAGAAGACAGAGTGGATATCACTCGGTTTGAATATTCCTTTAACTGGGACCAAGAATCCTTAACTGAAAACGAAGTATTACCAGTAGTTGCAGAAGAAGATAACCCAGATACTCCATATAACGAACGTAAATTGGTGGATGGCTATTCCTTAAAAGTATCTTCGAAAGAAACTAAAGAATCTTTTAAAGGGAGAGGGTTTACACCAGATGGTCCAGCAGGAACTGAGCCAAACCTTCCTCCAGGTTATAAAGATACTGATTACCAAAAAGCAGAGTATTCGAAAGACGAAAATATCAATAACTACGAATTCAACAAACGAGTCAAAGACATCAAACGCCAACCTTGGAAAATTGAAAAGATTGGTTTGTCTGTCGTTGTGGATGGAGTTTGGGAACGCAAAGAACGAGAAGATGGTTTGGGATATGATCGTAAGTACATCCCTGTTGCAGAACCAGACCTAAAACTCATTCGTAAAAATTTGGAAGCAGCGATTGGATACACTCGTTCCCGCGGTGACCAAATCAGTGTGATCACAATTCCAAAGGATAGAACCGAACAATTCCGTTTGGAAGATGAAGAATTCCAAAGACAACGTGCGATCCGCAATATGGTGATCGCATCCCTTGTGATTCTGATTTTACTCATCCTTGCCATTTTAGTGTATCGTGCGATCAAAAAAGAAATCGCAAGAAGAAGAAGACTCAGAGAAGAAGAACTTGCTGCCCAACAACAGATGATGAGGGAAGCAGCACTCCGTGTGATGGACGAAGGGGGAGCAGAGGTCGAACTCTCCCTCGACGAAAAACTCAGACGAGAGCTTCTCGAAAACGCTATCAACCTAGCGAAAGAAAAACCAGAGGATGTGGCTCAGTTATTACGCACATGGCTTGCTGAAGAAGAACAAACTTAA
- a CDS encoding adenylate/guanylate cyclase domain-containing protein: MDSYSLIYFEKPEGVISNWEYFWYQIPYGAPGILTFVVGLFLSYFAFQKFRKSKEDNRYFHLNLTISFISFGCVGLVLTTRAWIQDVETLVLWNDLLYFLVAPLAPTAFYLAYHMTGKQSKLLLYYSYVCWFASFVLYLGVILGKGFETTVFEFPFGKYPRGSAFVRPWGILAPLGYFLLILPSFIKHYQYIRKHYHLTLFHGVNLLFLLTTLNAPSILGFKVYPGGFFLFIPMLLVAYGVFRSDFFDVNELLFQKNGMFYFLFALLSFVLIFISFGVSFGLSPNAYESAKWYPWGIPPVISVFGAVFLSIIVAGANPSARINQLCAFALILTGFYVIQSVPLKLNISYVVQLRISQMTFVAFAFAPSIMVRLVFEAIGQKSPVWLQGIDFLCITAAILAPSPYLFVGYFDYPWSRVHHGGPAELLVGANGAIALVLVLFTFIRNKGYINFASKWIIGSFLLSALLLLAALLPSHGIPIYPIADFQFIPAFLLGYAVLRHGALSLEGRTIQLSQRLANLGLITMAIAAILYFPLIREQYGVGESAFHLTMIVLPLVLFNYLVVYIMSRPLAEELDISYFLLDLEKQKADEEREKALIAQDKAEEAREESEKLLLNILPYKVAQELKTKGSVNPVRFENATVLFTDFKGFTRVAEGMDEQSLIEELDACFTQFDEIILRNNLEKLKTIGDSYMCAGGLPVENRTSAIDACLAALEIQSFMNQLKEIKSALNLPFWELRLGIHTGPVVAGVVGRFKFAYDIWGDTVNTASRMESGGETGKINVSKDTYELVKYFFETEYRGKIHGKNKGDLDMYFVHRLRPRYSQDPDGKAPNQYFREVYARISRGANIRWKKES, translated from the coding sequence ATGGATTCATATTCTCTAATTTATTTTGAAAAACCAGAGGGGGTTATATCCAATTGGGAATATTTTTGGTATCAAATTCCTTATGGTGCACCTGGAATTCTCACCTTTGTTGTTGGATTATTTTTAAGTTATTTTGCCTTTCAAAAGTTTCGTAAATCAAAAGAAGATAATCGTTATTTTCATCTGAACTTAACCATTTCTTTTATTAGTTTTGGGTGTGTGGGACTAGTTTTAACAACGAGAGCTTGGATCCAAGATGTGGAAACACTTGTTCTTTGGAATGATCTATTGTATTTCTTAGTTGCTCCTCTTGCACCAACTGCATTTTACCTTGCCTATCACATGACAGGGAAACAAAGCAAACTATTATTATACTATTCTTATGTATGTTGGTTTGCCAGTTTCGTTTTGTATTTAGGTGTTATATTAGGAAAAGGATTTGAAACCACAGTTTTTGAATTTCCATTTGGTAAATACCCACGAGGTAGTGCCTTTGTCAGGCCTTGGGGGATCCTTGCACCACTAGGTTATTTTTTACTCATTCTTCCTTCCTTTATCAAACATTACCAATACATTCGCAAACACTATCATCTAACACTTTTTCATGGTGTGAATTTATTATTTTTGCTCACAACCTTAAATGCACCAAGTATCTTAGGATTTAAAGTGTATCCTGGTGGATTCTTTTTATTCATTCCAATGTTACTTGTTGCCTATGGAGTGTTTCGCTCCGATTTTTTTGATGTAAATGAACTTCTATTCCAAAAGAATGGAATGTTTTATTTTTTATTCGCTCTACTTTCCTTTGTTTTGATTTTTATCTCTTTTGGTGTTTCGTTTGGTCTTTCACCAAATGCTTACGAATCAGCTAAATGGTATCCATGGGGAATTCCTCCCGTTATATCGGTGTTTGGTGCCGTATTTTTATCGATCATAGTAGCAGGTGCCAATCCATCGGCAAGGATCAACCAACTTTGTGCCTTTGCACTCATTCTCACTGGATTTTATGTAATCCAATCGGTTCCACTTAAGTTAAACATTTCGTATGTAGTACAACTTCGTATTTCACAAATGACTTTTGTCGCTTTTGCCTTTGCCCCTAGCATCATGGTGAGGCTTGTATTTGAAGCCATTGGTCAGAAATCTCCTGTTTGGTTACAAGGGATTGATTTCTTATGCATCACTGCGGCCATTTTAGCTCCATCTCCCTATTTATTTGTTGGATACTTTGATTATCCGTGGTCTAGGGTGCATCATGGTGGCCCAGCTGAATTACTCGTTGGCGCAAATGGTGCCATCGCCCTTGTCTTAGTCTTATTCACGTTCATACGAAATAAAGGTTATATCAATTTTGCATCCAAATGGATCATTGGTTCCTTTTTATTGTCTGCGCTTTTACTGCTTGCAGCTTTGTTACCGAGTCATGGAATTCCCATTTACCCCATTGCTGATTTTCAGTTTATTCCAGCGTTTTTACTTGGTTATGCGGTCTTAAGGCATGGTGCTTTGTCTCTAGAGGGACGAACCATCCAGCTCAGCCAGAGGTTAGCAAACCTTGGCCTCATCACCATGGCGATCGCAGCAATTTTGTATTTTCCTTTGATCCGAGAACAATACGGAGTCGGGGAATCTGCATTCCATCTTACGATGATTGTATTGCCACTGGTTCTTTTTAATTATTTGGTAGTTTATATCATGTCGAGGCCTCTCGCAGAAGAACTTGATATAAGTTATTTTCTCTTAGATTTGGAAAAACAAAAAGCGGATGAAGAAAGAGAAAAAGCACTCATTGCCCAAGACAAAGCGGAAGAAGCAAGAGAAGAATCCGAAAAACTTTTGTTAAATATTTTGCCATATAAAGTGGCACAAGAACTAAAAACCAAAGGAAGTGTGAATCCCGTACGTTTTGAAAACGCGACTGTATTATTCACTGACTTCAAAGGTTTTACGAGAGTTGCTGAAGGTATGGATGAACAAAGTTTAATCGAGGAACTTGATGCTTGTTTCACACAATTTGATGAAATCATCTTGCGTAATAATTTGGAGAAACTAAAAACCATCGGCGATAGTTATATGTGTGCCGGTGGTCTACCTGTTGAAAACAGAACTAGCGCCATTGACGCTTGTTTGGCGGCTTTGGAAATCCAAAGTTTTATGAATCAATTAAAGGAAATCAAATCTGCGTTAAACCTTCCATTTTGGGAATTACGTTTGGGAATCCATACAGGTCCTGTGGTTGCGGGTGTTGTCGGTCGGTTTAAATTTGCATACGACATTTGGGGTGATACGGTGAATACCGCATCTCGCATGGAATCAGGTGGGGAAACAGGAAAAATCAATGTTTCTAAAGATACCTATGAACTTGTGAAGTACTTTTTTGAAACAGAATATAGAGGGAAAATTCATGGGAAAAATAAAGGTGATTTGGATATGTATTTTGTCCACCGCCTAAGGCCTCGTTATTCGCAAGACCCTGATGGTAAGGCACCAAACCAATATTTCCGAGAAGTGTATGCGCGGATTTCTCGTGGTGCCAATATTCGGTGGAAAAAAGAATCCTAG
- a CDS encoding CdaR family protein: MILKLFGKMVRNWKAKLISLIVASIFYVNLQNSKVLIKTVNVPIDYPKLSGNLSYSKNPEKTIPVRVEGLKDVVNYYSQFMKAVIDPEDVQLGVTEVPIKKIVGVPSGVKVTKLKKTVPVEIESRGLKVVPLEVVFEGNPPANFEKLTQILSPQKVTLSGKPQDLEKINKVVLPEISLVDRKEPFAKTVKIPELPKGVGVLGSRDVTVNVNIIPLSYKTGEQTAAGIPIVCSGLDPKLDAELSEEQVAIRYFSLKPIRSAQILTGITAQVPCNYIFDPIKNKIIPELQPQVAKVRVIKNKDLKGIEILQISPEKIEIRYKVKEQNIDSDPTDDGTGMEGPTPNPSDRS, translated from the coding sequence ATGATTTTGAAATTATTTGGCAAAATGGTTCGTAACTGGAAGGCAAAGTTAATTTCCCTTATCGTTGCGAGTATTTTTTATGTAAATTTGCAAAACTCGAAAGTATTAATCAAAACTGTCAATGTACCGATCGACTATCCAAAGTTATCCGGTAATTTGAGTTACTCGAAAAATCCTGAAAAAACCATTCCTGTGCGTGTGGAAGGTTTAAAAGACGTAGTAAACTATTATTCGCAATTTATGAAAGCAGTGATTGATCCTGAAGATGTTCAGTTAGGTGTCACAGAAGTTCCTATTAAAAAAATTGTGGGTGTACCGAGTGGAGTTAAGGTTACAAAGTTAAAAAAAACAGTCCCTGTTGAAATTGAATCTAGAGGTTTAAAGGTTGTTCCGTTAGAAGTTGTGTTTGAAGGGAATCCTCCAGCAAACTTTGAAAAGCTGACACAAATCCTTAGTCCTCAAAAGGTTACCCTTAGTGGGAAACCTCAAGACTTAGAAAAAATCAACAAAGTAGTGTTACCTGAAATTTCACTTGTCGATCGAAAGGAACCATTTGCTAAAACTGTAAAAATTCCAGAGCTTCCAAAAGGAGTAGGAGTTCTCGGTTCGAGAGATGTAACTGTGAATGTTAATATCATTCCCCTTTCTTATAAAACAGGGGAACAAACTGCCGCTGGAATTCCTATTGTTTGTTCTGGTTTGGATCCAAAATTAGATGCGGAATTATCAGAAGAACAAGTTGCGATTCGTTATTTTTCTTTAAAACCAATTCGGTCTGCTCAAATCCTAACAGGCATAACTGCCCAAGTCCCATGTAATTATATCTTTGACCCCATCAAAAATAAAATCATTCCAGAACTCCAACCACAAGTAGCAAAAGTTAGGGTTATAAAAAACAAAGATTTAAAAGGGATTGAAATCCTTCAAATTAGTCCTGAAAAAATTGAAATTCGATATAAAGTAAAAGAACAAAACATTGATTCGGATCCAACAGATGATGGAACAGGGATGGAAGGACCAACCCCTAATCCATCTGATCGATCTTAA
- a CDS encoding alpha/beta fold hydrolase, giving the protein MLDLNFPKKNATEWLAAGKFFEFKKFQIFYIQEGRGQNLILLHGFPTSSWDYSKIFNGLTRYFNTFAIDFLGFGYSSKPTKHTYTLMEQTDIIEHFIEKNALKRVKFVFHDYAVSVGQEILARHLERKDRKYEIDGAVFFNGGLFPHLHRPTFKQKLLATPFLGAFLARFYDEKKFGVAFSDVFGKNTKPTEKEISVLWKLITYPSKILIPHKLLKYIPERRLHGDRWKNALLQTEVPLLFINGGEDPVSGSHLADEIERLPIKNKKLIRWPNIGHYPMWENPEESFKEIYEFLK; this is encoded by the coding sequence ATGTTAGATCTCAATTTCCCAAAAAAGAACGCAACAGAATGGTTGGCAGCAGGAAAGTTTTTTGAATTCAAAAAATTCCAAATCTTTTACATACAAGAAGGCAGAGGGCAAAACTTAATCCTACTCCATGGATTCCCGACTTCCTCGTGGGATTACTCAAAAATCTTCAATGGATTAACACGATATTTCAATACGTTCGCTATTGATTTTTTAGGTTTTGGTTATTCATCAAAACCCACCAAACATACATATACGCTTATGGAACAAACCGATATCATTGAACATTTCATTGAAAAAAATGCACTCAAACGAGTAAAATTTGTTTTTCATGATTACGCAGTGAGTGTAGGACAAGAAATTCTAGCAAGGCATTTAGAACGTAAAGATCGAAAGTATGAAATTGATGGCGCTGTATTTTTTAATGGAGGACTATTTCCCCATTTACATAGACCTACATTCAAACAAAAACTTCTCGCCACACCTTTCTTAGGTGCTTTTCTTGCTAGGTTTTATGATGAAAAAAAGTTTGGTGTTGCGTTTAGTGATGTATTTGGAAAAAATACAAAACCTACAGAAAAAGAAATTTCAGTTTTATGGAAACTAATCACTTATCCTAGTAAAATACTTATCCCTCATAAACTTCTCAAGTATATCCCAGAAAGAAGATTGCACGGTGATCGTTGGAAAAATGCTCTTCTCCAAACAGAAGTCCCACTCTTATTCATCAACGGTGGCGAAGACCCAGTGAGTGGAAGCCATTTGGCCGATGAAATTGAAAGACTTCCGATCAAAAACAAAAAATTAATTCGGTGGCCAAACATCGGGCATTACCCTATGTGGGAAAATCCAGAAGAAAGTTTTAAAGAAATTTATGAGTTTCTAAAATAA
- the dapB gene encoding 4-hydroxy-tetrahydrodipicolinate reductase has protein sequence MSKIKVGVIGAGGRMGKAIIQVISLSKKSELSAAVVREGAIYAGFDSGNHAGIKETGILLSSDLQKACEDSDVLIDFSTHTGFESILGVVLQNHKPLVIGTTGLTDSDKTLIKSAAQTIPIVFSPNMSVGVNLLFKLTEIAAKVLHEDFDIEVLDIHHRHKKDSPSGTAMYLKEVLLGASNRSEENVIYGRHGMYPERDQKEIAMHTMRAGEVVGEHTVYFFSPEERIEITHKAQDRKTFASGAVKAAEFLHGKSKGLYNMFDVLGI, from the coding sequence TTGTCTAAGATCAAAGTCGGTGTAATAGGTGCTGGTGGGAGGATGGGTAAAGCCATTATCCAAGTAATCTCCCTTTCCAAAAAATCAGAGTTAAGCGCAGCTGTCGTAAGAGAAGGTGCCATTTATGCAGGTTTTGATTCTGGTAACCATGCAGGCATCAAAGAAACTGGGATTTTGTTATCTTCCGACTTACAGAAAGCATGCGAAGATTCAGATGTATTAATCGATTTCAGTACACACACTGGTTTTGAATCCATTCTTGGAGTCGTATTACAAAACCATAAACCTTTAGTCATTGGGACGACAGGTCTTACTGACTCAGATAAAACATTAATTAAGTCCGCAGCACAAACGATTCCGATTGTCTTTTCTCCAAATATGTCTGTGGGTGTGAATTTATTGTTTAAACTCACCGAAATTGCTGCCAAAGTATTACACGAAGATTTTGATATTGAAGTTTTAGATATCCACCACCGCCATAAAAAAGATTCTCCATCAGGTACCGCCATGTATCTCAAAGAGGTATTACTCGGAGCAAGTAATCGATCAGAAGAAAATGTGATTTATGGTCGTCACGGAATGTATCCAGAACGTGACCAAAAGGAAATCGCAATGCACACGATGCGAGCAGGTGAAGTTGTTGGAGAACACACAGTTTATTTTTTTAGTCCTGAGGAAAGGATAGAGATCACACATAAAGCACAAGACCGCAAAACATTTGCTAGTGGTGCTGTAAAAGCTGCTGAATTTTTACATGGCAAATCGAAAGGTTTGTACAATATGTTTGATGTTTTAGGAATATAA
- a CDS encoding aspartate aminotransferase family protein yields MATGFSINEYPNVEQTYKDLRKLVSLPIRSIRKNEMENIIQNYFEKKCSKSKAMITKASEYIPGGVQHNLSFNFPFPLVFTKAAGAYLYDLDGNKYIDFLQAGGPTVLGSNPTSVRKKVIELLDSTGPVTGLFHEYEYKLAEKIVELVPSVEMFRMLGSGTEACMASIRVARLATKKKNIVKMGGAYHGWSDQLAYGLRIPGTRHFEANGVPRSIFKYTQEFYPNDLNSLESVLKRNRFFGGTAAVLIEPVGPESGTRPLDLNFNQGVRELCNKYGALLIFDEVVTAFRIGLSGAQGYFGVDPDLTVFGKVVAGGYPSAGGLGGKKEYMKYVSAGLQTGTKKALIGGTMAANPLSSLAGYFTLCEMEKTKACEKSGRAGDRLTKGLQKLIKKYDLPFVAFNQGSICHLETVGTMLLDIDIKKFWTIKKTIAEAHKRKHAMEEMGAAYMSEGLVTLAGSRLYTSASDTDEVIDDALKRFDRVFQKVEGV; encoded by the coding sequence ATGGCCACAGGCTTTTCCATCAACGAATACCCAAACGTAGAACAAACCTACAAAGACTTACGGAAATTAGTTTCCTTACCGATCCGTTCCATTCGCAAAAATGAAATGGAGAACATCATCCAAAACTATTTTGAAAAAAAATGCAGCAAGTCCAAAGCCATGATCACGAAGGCTTCGGAATACATCCCGGGCGGTGTCCAACACAACTTATCCTTTAATTTCCCGTTTCCATTAGTCTTCACCAAGGCAGCAGGTGCGTATCTTTATGATTTGGATGGAAACAAATACATCGACTTCTTACAAGCTGGTGGACCCACAGTCCTTGGAAGTAACCCCACGAGCGTTCGTAAAAAAGTCATCGAACTATTGGATTCCACAGGTCCTGTGACAGGGCTCTTCCATGAATACGAATACAAACTTGCAGAAAAAATTGTCGAACTTGTTCCTTCTGTGGAAATGTTTCGCATGTTAGGTTCCGGAACAGAAGCTTGTATGGCTTCCATTCGAGTGGCAAGGCTTGCCACGAAAAAGAAAAACATCGTCAAGATGGGAGGAGCCTACCATGGATGGAGTGACCAACTTGCTTATGGTTTACGTATCCCAGGTACAAGGCATTTTGAAGCCAATGGTGTTCCAAGATCGATCTTTAAATACACACAAGAATTTTATCCGAACGATTTGAACTCACTTGAATCTGTCCTGAAACGAAATCGTTTCTTTGGAGGAACTGCAGCTGTCCTCATCGAACCAGTTGGCCCTGAAAGTGGAACAAGACCTCTTGATCTCAATTTTAATCAAGGAGTGAGAGAACTTTGTAACAAATACGGAGCCCTTCTCATCTTTGATGAAGTGGTAACCGCATTCCGAATTGGACTTAGTGGTGCTCAAGGTTATTTTGGTGTGGACCCTGACCTCACTGTCTTTGGTAAGGTTGTTGCTGGTGGGTATCCATCTGCAGGTGGTCTTGGTGGAAAAAAAGAATACATGAAGTATGTATCTGCCGGATTACAGACAGGAACCAAAAAAGCGTTAATCGGAGGAACCATGGCAGCAAACCCACTTAGCTCCCTTGCCGGTTACTTTACGTTATGCGAAATGGAAAAAACAAAGGCATGTGAAAAATCAGGAAGAGCCGGCGACAGACTTACGAAAGGTCTACAAAAACTCATCAAAAAATACGATTTACCCTTTGTTGCCTTCAACCAAGGATCCATTTGCCACTTAGAGACCGTTGGTACAATGTTACTCGATATCGATATCAAAAAGTTCTGGACCATCAAAAAAACCATTGCAGAAGCACACAAACGGAAACATGCGATGGAAGAAATGGGAGCCGCTTATATGTCGGAAGGTCTTGTTACCTTAGCGGGAAGTCGTTTGTACACCAGTGCCTCTGATACAGATGAAGTGATTGATGATGCTTTGAAACGTTTTGACAGAGTCTTCCAAAAAGTGGAAGGGGTTTAA
- the cdaA gene encoding diadenylate cyclase CdaA has translation MDFFRGLYIIPWSKNYISISLDVIIVAFLIYKTYTTLRRTRGIQLLFGVGIIWISGSLAEYLGFELLEWILTNIRPALVFAIIVLLQPELRRLTGDLARIRLLRLFFLKPTFDLDPIVEAVRAMSQEKIGSIIVLVKDISLKDISENAVPIDSIVTSEILQTIFFKNSPLHDGAVIIEQNRIVCAASYLPMSSSVEISTLGARHRSALGLSEETDSIIIVTSEETGDITICYEGEMIHPVKPLELKALVSGLMSGNKKVKDESHRKTKDKDSGVII, from the coding sequence TTGGATTTTTTTCGAGGATTATACATCATTCCATGGAGTAAAAACTATATCTCCATCAGTTTAGATGTAATCATCGTCGCTTTTTTAATTTATAAAACTTATACAACACTTCGTAGAACACGAGGAATCCAGTTACTCTTTGGAGTTGGGATCATCTGGATTTCGGGAAGTTTAGCAGAGTACTTAGGTTTTGAGTTACTTGAATGGATTTTAACGAACATTCGGCCTGCATTGGTTTTTGCCATCATTGTATTATTACAGCCCGAATTACGCCGGCTAACTGGTGATTTGGCGCGTATACGATTGCTTCGATTGTTTTTTTTGAAGCCAACTTTTGATTTGGATCCCATTGTAGAAGCAGTTCGTGCCATGTCCCAAGAAAAAATTGGGTCGATCATCGTGCTTGTAAAAGATATAAGCCTTAAGGATATTTCTGAAAATGCGGTGCCAATAGATTCCATTGTCACTTCTGAAATTTTGCAAACTATCTTTTTTAAAAATTCTCCTCTTCATGATGGGGCAGTCATCATTGAACAAAACCGAATTGTCTGTGCGGCATCTTATCTACCAATGAGTAGTTCTGTTGAAATATCAACGTTAGGTGCAAGACATAGATCTGCACTTGGGTTATCGGAAGAGACAGATTCCATTATCATCGTGACATCTGAAGAGACCGGTGATATCACAATTTGTTACGAAGGGGAAATGATCCACCCAGTCAAACCACTGGAATTAAAAGCCCTCGTGAGTGGTCTCATGTCGGGGAATAAAAAGGTAAAAGATGAGTCACATAGAAAAACCAAAGACAAAGATTCCGGGGTCATCATATGA
- the dapA gene encoding 4-hydroxy-tetrahydrodipicolinate synthase: MFQGVYTAVITPFRQGKIDYDSYFKILENQIRSGVAGVVPCGTTGESPTLSYEEHKELIQKTVQVVAGKIQVIAGTGSNSTKEAIELTESACADGVDGILSVNPYYNKPTQEGMFQHFTAIANVSSKPVMLYNIPGRTNVNLVPETVSRLAAHPKIAAIKEATGDLGQMAKVISQCPADFDLLSGDDNLTLPVLSIGGKGVVSVVSNLFPRACVDMVSLYLRGDLEASKKIYYKLLPVFVNAFIETNPIPIKAAMSWFGYCTNELRLPMTSLSEGQAAESFKKIVFQLKEEGIV, from the coding sequence ATGTTTCAGGGCGTCTACACTGCGGTCATCACCCCTTTCCGCCAAGGGAAAATCGATTACGATAGCTATTTTAAAATCCTAGAAAACCAGATCCGATCGGGAGTTGCTGGAGTGGTTCCATGTGGGACAACGGGAGAATCACCAACTTTATCTTATGAAGAACATAAGGAACTCATCCAAAAAACAGTTCAGGTGGTGGCCGGGAAAATCCAAGTTATTGCTGGGACAGGTTCCAATTCTACAAAAGAGGCAATTGAGCTCACTGAATCCGCATGTGCCGACGGAGTGGACGGAATCCTTTCTGTGAATCCGTATTACAACAAACCGACACAAGAAGGGATGTTCCAACATTTTACAGCGATTGCCAATGTATCATCTAAACCAGTGATGTTGTACAATATTCCTGGTCGCACGAATGTCAACTTAGTGCCAGAAACTGTCAGTCGTTTGGCGGCACATCCTAAAATTGCAGCGATCAAAGAAGCGACAGGGGATCTTGGACAAATGGCAAAGGTGATCTCCCAATGTCCGGCCGATTTTGATTTATTATCTGGTGATGACAACCTTACGCTTCCAGTACTTTCGATTGGTGGTAAAGGTGTCGTTTCAGTTGTTTCCAATTTATTCCCACGAGCTTGTGTGGATATGGTATCTTTGTATTTACGTGGTGATTTAGAAGCTTCTAAAAAAATCTATTACAAACTTCTTCCTGTGTTTGTGAATGCTTTTATTGAAACAAATCCCATTCCAATTAAAGCTGCTATGAGTTGGTTTGGGTATTGCACAAATGAACTCAGATTACCAATGACTTCTCTTTCAGAAGGGCAAGCAGCTGAGTCCTTTAAAAAAATAGTATTCCAGTTAAAAGAGGAAGGCATTGTCTAA